The following proteins come from a genomic window of Ilumatobacter coccineus YM16-304:
- a CDS encoding Rieske 2Fe-2S domain-containing protein codes for MKVTSIGHAGMLIETTAGSILCDPWFEPAFFGSWFPFPRNDQLSAELTEKIEHADFLYVSHLHGDHHDEAWLRSHLRRDIPILLPDYPTREQRRTLSELGFTNFVRTTDTEELEIAPGLKVAIHIESSITDGPGGDSALVVIADDAIVVDQNDCRTTDLGQLRAHGPVDLHWLQYSGAIWYPMVYEMDDEAKADACRAKVKAQFARAMRYVEHIDAGAVAPSAGPPCFLDPELFGLNMIDGDEASIFPDQSAFLTMLAEAGRTGASNIPGTTIEILTDGEANRIEITHPIPDDEVDAIFTDKRAYLERYQADWLPWLDDMKANWTAPTTDLLGSLTSWWEPLLEIAPTLRQQVGGNVLLRAMADDDHEQLDVLIDFPEGDVREHAGEPFSFRFDIDRRLVETVAAQRAVDWSNSLLLSCRFVAWRDGDFNEYVYNFFKSLSRERMRRAEAEAVRKVAPPDADAMAAEDDIQIGDYVVQRRCPHRNADLAAFGEIDGCEFVCTLHGWRFDIETGACLTAENEPGLQIRRA; via the coding sequence GTGAAGGTGACGTCGATCGGCCATGCAGGGATGCTCATCGAGACCACTGCAGGTTCCATTCTCTGCGACCCGTGGTTCGAACCCGCCTTCTTCGGATCGTGGTTCCCGTTCCCGCGCAACGACCAGCTCAGCGCCGAGCTCACCGAGAAGATCGAGCACGCCGACTTCCTCTACGTGTCGCATCTGCACGGCGACCACCACGACGAGGCGTGGCTGCGCAGCCATCTGCGCCGCGACATCCCGATCCTGCTCCCCGACTATCCGACCCGCGAACAGCGCCGGACGCTGAGCGAGCTCGGCTTCACGAACTTCGTGCGAACGACCGACACCGAAGAACTCGAGATCGCTCCCGGGCTGAAGGTCGCCATTCACATCGAGTCGTCGATCACCGACGGCCCCGGTGGCGACTCGGCACTCGTGGTCATCGCCGACGACGCGATCGTGGTCGATCAGAACGACTGCCGAACCACCGACCTCGGCCAGCTCCGAGCCCACGGTCCGGTCGACCTGCACTGGCTGCAGTACTCGGGGGCCATCTGGTATCCGATGGTGTACGAGATGGACGACGAGGCCAAGGCGGATGCGTGTCGCGCCAAGGTCAAGGCACAGTTCGCTCGTGCGATGCGCTACGTCGAGCACATCGACGCCGGCGCGGTGGCGCCGAGCGCCGGACCGCCGTGTTTCCTCGACCCCGAACTGTTCGGTCTCAACATGATCGACGGCGACGAGGCCAGCATCTTCCCCGACCAGTCGGCGTTCCTGACGATGCTCGCCGAGGCCGGCCGCACCGGTGCCTCGAACATCCCGGGCACGACGATCGAGATCCTGACCGACGGCGAAGCCAACCGCATCGAGATCACCCATCCGATCCCCGACGACGAGGTCGACGCGATCTTCACCGACAAGCGCGCCTACCTCGAGCGCTACCAGGCCGACTGGCTGCCCTGGCTCGACGACATGAAGGCCAACTGGACGGCTCCGACCACCGACCTCCTCGGTTCGCTCACCAGCTGGTGGGAACCGCTGCTCGAAATCGCTCCCACGTTGCGCCAGCAGGTCGGCGGCAACGTGCTGCTGCGGGCCATGGCCGACGACGACCACGAACAACTCGACGTCCTCATCGACTTCCCCGAGGGTGACGTGCGCGAACACGCCGGCGAGCCGTTCTCGTTCCGGTTCGACATCGATCGGCGCCTCGTCGAAACCGTCGCAGCACAGCGAGCCGTCGACTGGAGCAACTCGTTGCTCCTCTCGTGCCGGTTCGTCGCCTGGCGCGACGGCGACTTCAACGAGTACGTCTACAACTTCTTCAAGTCGCTGTCGCGCGAGCGGATGCGACGGGCCGAGGCCGAAGCGGTCCGCAAGGTCGCACCCCCCGACGCCGATGCGATGGCCGCCGAGGACGACATCCAGATCGGCGACTACGTCGTCCAACGGCGCTGCCCGCACCGCAATGCCGACCTGGCCGCGTTCGGCGAGATCGACGGCTGCGAGTTCGTGTGCACGCTGCACGGCTGGCGATTCGACATCGAGACCGGCGCGTGCCTCACCGCCGAGAACGAACCCGGCCTCCAGATTCGTCGCGCGTGA
- a CDS encoding DUF2510 domain-containing protein: protein MLTEKASEGWSVVSIVAAGTNVVAYLTRGGAASGDAASGATAAVAAAPEATSDAAESSETPETDASETDAAESTEADSSTDAPAADAAPVVPEVEAAPELADDSGAVADTATAISPTLPGESVADVSNDVSDVVTPDPAVAEAAAAAVAAADEPAGWGAAPAESTDDDTSIADLAAQVGADDGDSSGYGAVAAGAAGVGAAGAGLAASGSDAAGGLADTASDTASGLSDTASGMADSAADTASGMADSATDAASSVADTATDAAGAATGAADDAAQAATGAAESAPAAESTVPAGWYADPSGRFELRYWDGSAWTEHVSRAGQQYTDPPVA from the coding sequence ATGCTCACCGAGAAGGCGAGCGAAGGGTGGAGCGTCGTCTCCATCGTCGCCGCGGGGACCAACGTCGTCGCATACCTGACCCGAGGCGGTGCCGCATCCGGTGACGCCGCCAGTGGCGCCACCGCCGCCGTTGCCGCCGCCCCTGAGGCCACGAGCGACGCCGCCGAGAGCTCCGAGACTCCCGAGACCGACGCCTCCGAGACCGACGCGGCCGAGAGCACCGAAGCCGACTCGTCCACCGACGCTCCGGCTGCCGACGCCGCTCCCGTCGTGCCCGAGGTCGAGGCCGCACCCGAACTCGCCGACGACAGCGGTGCTGTCGCCGACACCGCCACCGCGATCTCGCCGACCCTGCCGGGCGAGTCGGTCGCCGATGTGAGCAACGACGTGTCCGACGTCGTCACGCCCGATCCTGCGGTCGCCGAAGCCGCAGCCGCCGCCGTTGCCGCCGCCGACGAACCTGCCGGATGGGGCGCCGCTCCCGCCGAGTCGACCGACGACGACACCTCGATCGCCGATCTCGCCGCCCAGGTCGGCGCCGACGACGGCGACTCCTCCGGGTACGGCGCTGTCGCCGCCGGTGCAGCTGGCGTGGGAGCTGCGGGCGCAGGCCTGGCCGCATCGGGCTCCGATGCAGCAGGCGGCCTGGCCGACACCGCGTCCGACACCGCAAGCGGCCTGTCCGATACGGCGAGCGGCATGGCCGACTCGGCCGCCGACACCGCGAGTGGCATGGCCGACTCGGCAACCGACGCCGCCTCGAGCGTGGCCGACACCGCCACCGACGCCGCCGGCGCGGCCACCGGTGCCGCCGACGACGCTGCCCAGGCAGCGACCGGCGCCGCCGAATCCGCACCGGCCGCCGAGTCGACGGTTCCCGCCGGTTGGTACGCCGACCCGTCGGGCCGCTTCGAGCTCCGCTACTGGGACGGCAGCGCATGGACCGAGCACGTCTCGCGCGCCGGCCAGCAGTACACCGACCCACCGGTCGCCTGA
- a CDS encoding ABC transporter ATP-binding protein: MSEIDDRAAAISTSELSKAYGEVPALWPIDLEVPAGQRLSLIGHNGSGKTTLIRMLAGVLEPTGGTATIAGHPIGSPDARAAMSYLSDQPVFYDDLSVWQHLEYIARLHRTDDWEDHASSLLDSLGIAHRADDLPITFSRGLKQKASIAIAFVRPFDVMLIDEPFVGLDSAGRSALLDLIAWAHRDGASMVVATHELTSVSASDRLIALSDGQVVYDGAPVGADLDLLVTAAPPDEVGDSIDPHATTDTAPDTVPDGEVDDSDAE, encoded by the coding sequence GTGAGCGAGATCGACGACAGAGCAGCAGCCATCTCCACGAGCGAGCTGAGCAAGGCATACGGCGAGGTTCCGGCGCTGTGGCCGATCGACCTCGAGGTTCCCGCCGGTCAACGACTGTCGCTCATCGGGCACAACGGCAGCGGCAAGACCACGCTCATCCGGATGCTGGCCGGAGTACTCGAACCGACGGGCGGCACCGCCACCATCGCCGGCCATCCGATCGGCTCCCCCGACGCTCGCGCGGCGATGTCGTACCTCTCCGACCAGCCGGTGTTCTACGACGACCTGTCGGTGTGGCAGCACCTCGAGTACATCGCCCGCCTGCATCGCACCGACGACTGGGAAGACCACGCGTCGAGCCTCCTCGACTCGCTCGGCATCGCCCACCGCGCCGACGATCTCCCGATCACCTTCAGCCGCGGCCTCAAGCAGAAGGCGTCGATCGCGATCGCGTTCGTGCGGCCCTTCGACGTGATGCTCATCGACGAACCGTTCGTCGGACTCGACAGCGCGGGACGCTCGGCGCTCCTCGACCTCATCGCCTGGGCACATCGAGACGGCGCGTCGATGGTGGTGGCCACCCACGAACTGACGAGCGTGAGCGCGAGCGATCGTCTGATCGCACTGAGCGACGGCCAGGTCGTCTACGACGGTGCGCCCGTCGGAGCCGACCTCGATCTCCTCGTCACCGCAGCGCCGCCCGACGAGGTCGGCGACAGCATCGACCCGCATGCAACGACCGACACCGCGCCCGACACCGTGCCCGACGGCGAGGTCGACGACTCCGACGCGGAGTGA
- a CDS encoding TlpA family protein disulfide reductase — protein sequence MKSSVTSPRSNRSTLRRLLTAGVSLTLVASACGSDDTASDAVDEIEAVADEPIEAESTEEAPVDESSDEPAADEPAVEEILENRPVEVTGDALAVYDSTIPDDTIGTAAPVIAGQSFDGTPVTLGGASDNPTMIVFLAHWCPHCNDEIPELVSLDDAGSIPEGLDVIGVSTAVDPGASNYPPSEWIVEKEWPWATMADDEELSAIAAMGGSSFPFTVILDADGNVLARRGGSATADATLEFINAALG from the coding sequence GTGAAATCCTCCGTCACATCCCCTCGTTCGAATCGTTCCACGCTGCGCCGCCTCCTGACCGCCGGCGTGTCGCTCACGCTCGTCGCGAGTGCCTGCGGCAGCGACGACACCGCGTCCGACGCCGTCGACGAGATCGAAGCGGTCGCCGACGAGCCGATCGAGGCGGAGTCGACCGAGGAAGCGCCTGTCGACGAGTCGTCCGACGAACCTGCCGCCGACGAACCAGCCGTCGAGGAGATTCTCGAGAACCGGCCGGTCGAGGTCACGGGTGACGCGCTCGCCGTGTACGACAGCACGATTCCCGACGACACCATCGGCACGGCCGCCCCGGTCATCGCCGGTCAGAGCTTCGACGGCACGCCCGTCACGCTCGGCGGGGCCAGCGACAACCCGACGATGATCGTGTTCCTCGCGCACTGGTGCCCACACTGCAACGACGAGATCCCCGAGCTCGTCTCGCTCGACGACGCCGGCTCCATCCCGGAGGGGCTCGACGTGATCGGTGTGAGCACCGCCGTCGACCCGGGCGCATCCAACTACCCGCCGTCGGAGTGGATCGTCGAGAAGGAGTGGCCGTGGGCAACGATGGCCGACGACGAGGAACTGTCGGCAATCGCGGCGATGGGCGGCAGCTCGTTCCCGTTCACCGTCATCCTCGACGCCGACGGCAACGTGCTCGCCCGACGCGGCGGCTCGGCCACGGCCGACGCCACGCTCGAGTTCATCAACGCAGCGCTCGGCTGA
- the pheA gene encoding prephenate dehydratase: protein MSQSETEPRPTSTRVGFLGPFGTFTQQALQTLDDLRDAEHQPYRTVPDILDAVEAGEVDLGFVPIENSIEGMVNFTQDALAFDYHLVIQREVVIDIEHCLLAADGTTLDDVVEVRSIAVATAQCRQYLRTKLPDAEIVAANSTADAARTVSELGAPGVAALAPRVAADVYGLNIIASDIADHAGNQTRFVLVAKSGVPAPTGHDRTAVVVYQRSDEPGSLISILQEFAARRINLSNLFSRPTKNGGLGDYCFIMYADGHIADELVADTLRSLHAKQGKVKFLGSYPAAGGEGHSVREHADGRWRDADTWLADLRDQIGN from the coding sequence ATGTCGCAGAGCGAGACAGAGCCGAGGCCGACGTCGACGCGGGTCGGGTTCCTCGGCCCGTTCGGCACGTTCACGCAACAGGCCCTGCAGACGCTCGACGATCTGCGCGACGCCGAGCACCAGCCCTACCGGACGGTGCCCGACATCCTCGACGCCGTCGAGGCGGGTGAGGTCGACCTCGGCTTCGTGCCGATCGAGAACTCGATCGAAGGCATGGTCAACTTCACGCAGGACGCGCTGGCGTTCGACTACCACCTCGTGATCCAGCGCGAAGTCGTCATCGACATCGAACACTGTCTCCTCGCGGCCGACGGCACCACGCTCGACGACGTCGTCGAAGTGCGTTCGATCGCCGTCGCCACGGCGCAGTGCCGTCAGTACCTCCGCACGAAGCTCCCCGACGCCGAGATCGTCGCTGCCAACTCGACGGCCGACGCGGCTCGCACGGTGAGCGAACTCGGTGCTCCCGGCGTGGCAGCCCTCGCCCCGCGCGTGGCAGCCGACGTGTACGGGCTGAACATCATCGCCAGCGACATCGCCGACCACGCCGGCAACCAGACCCGTTTCGTGCTCGTCGCCAAGTCGGGCGTGCCGGCGCCGACCGGCCACGATCGCACCGCGGTGGTCGTGTATCAGCGCTCCGACGAGCCGGGCAGCCTCATCTCGATCCTGCAGGAGTTCGCCGCTCGCCGCATCAACCTGTCGAACCTGTTCAGTCGTCCGACGAAGAACGGCGGTCTCGGCGACTACTGCTTCATCATGTACGCCGACGGCCACATCGCCGACGAACTCGTCGCCGACACGCTCCGGTCGCTCCACGCGAAGCAGGGCAAGGTCAAGTTCCTCGGGTCGTACCCGGCGGCGGGCGGTGAGGGGCACAGCGTGCGCGAGCACGCCGACGGGCGTTGGCGAGACGCCGACACGTGGCTCGCCGACCTCCGCGACCAGATCGGCAACTGA
- a CDS encoding SDR family oxidoreductase, giving the protein MADPTDTAPVTVVTGANSGIGRATSIHLASVGHRVVGTVRALAKAEKLLAAAEAAGVTVELVELDIADDDSVANGFAEIHALTGRVDHLVNNAGVGGNAVVEECPSELYQDVFNINVCGVTRCTQAVLPGMRERGSGTIVNITSVAGRIAALAQSPYVASKWALEGLSEGLAQELAPFGIRVAIIEPGVTKSSIFAKNIDAPNSTGAYDTHYRRMFQFYAAGMAGATDPIEVGKVIEHAITTDAPQLRYPVSWGGAQMAAMHDRISDADWLELGTIESDDDYIRRFDEIFGIDITT; this is encoded by the coding sequence ATGGCTGACCCCACCGACACCGCACCCGTCACCGTCGTCACCGGCGCGAACTCCGGCATCGGCCGGGCGACGTCGATCCACCTGGCCTCGGTGGGGCATCGCGTCGTCGGCACGGTACGTGCGCTGGCCAAGGCCGAGAAGCTGCTGGCCGCGGCCGAAGCCGCCGGCGTCACGGTCGAGTTGGTCGAACTCGACATCGCCGACGACGACTCCGTTGCCAACGGCTTCGCCGAGATCCACGCGTTGACCGGACGGGTCGACCACCTCGTCAACAACGCGGGTGTCGGCGGCAACGCCGTGGTCGAGGAGTGCCCGTCGGAGTTGTACCAGGACGTGTTCAACATCAACGTCTGCGGCGTCACCCGCTGCACGCAGGCCGTGCTGCCCGGGATGCGCGAGCGGGGGAGCGGCACGATCGTCAACATCACGTCGGTCGCCGGCCGGATCGCGGCGCTGGCTCAGTCGCCGTACGTCGCGTCGAAGTGGGCCCTCGAAGGTCTCAGCGAAGGTCTGGCGCAGGAGCTCGCGCCGTTTGGGATCCGCGTCGCGATCATCGAACCCGGCGTGACGAAGTCGTCGATCTTCGCGAAGAACATCGACGCTCCGAACTCCACCGGCGCGTACGACACCCACTACCGACGCATGTTCCAGTTCTACGCGGCCGGGATGGCCGGCGCGACCGACCCGATCGAGGTCGGCAAGGTCATCGAGCACGCGATCACGACCGACGCGCCGCAGCTGCGCTACCCGGTCAGCTGGGGTGGCGCCCAGATGGCAGCGATGCACGACCGCATCTCCGACGCCGACTGGCTCGAGCTCGGCACGATCGAGAGCGACGACGACTACATCCGTCGCTTCGACGAGATCTTCGGCATCGACATCACGACCTGA
- a CDS encoding DUF1206 domain-containing protein, producing the protein MGDTEQQASNEPDRLTQRIDELVDANPVVHRIARLGWIAKAVVYGLMGFTAMGIAFQRPPSGDASPQGSLRRIAEAPLGRIVLVVMAVGLACYIVWRVLSVSLIRGNKLSDWGDRIGYSFSAIFYVVLAWSAASAAYTGDDPGGTNSVEELSRSVLEAPLGRVLLGVGGVVTIAIGLYFSIEKGLRRSFADELQGVDPTVRGTNGRKRLTVLAGLVGWVGRGIVLVLVGYFVARSAIRFDPDDARGFDRSLREISGTTTGSIVVFGCAACLYAYAAFCALSLRYRRLDD; encoded by the coding sequence ATGGGCGACACCGAACAGCAAGCGTCGAATGAGCCGGACCGGCTGACGCAACGCATCGACGAACTCGTCGATGCCAACCCCGTCGTCCATCGCATCGCTCGCCTCGGTTGGATCGCGAAGGCGGTCGTCTACGGGTTGATGGGCTTCACGGCGATGGGGATCGCCTTCCAGCGCCCGCCCTCGGGCGACGCGTCGCCGCAGGGTTCGCTCCGACGCATCGCCGAAGCCCCGCTCGGGCGCATCGTCCTCGTGGTGATGGCGGTTGGACTTGCCTGCTACATCGTGTGGCGCGTGCTCAGCGTCAGCCTGATCCGTGGCAACAAGCTGAGCGACTGGGGCGACCGCATCGGCTACTCGTTCTCGGCCATCTTCTATGTCGTCCTCGCGTGGAGCGCGGCGTCGGCGGCCTACACCGGCGACGATCCGGGTGGCACCAACTCGGTCGAAGAGCTGTCACGCTCGGTCCTCGAAGCGCCCCTCGGCCGCGTGCTGCTCGGTGTCGGCGGCGTGGTGACCATCGCGATCGGCCTCTACTTCTCGATCGAGAAGGGGCTCCGGCGATCGTTCGCCGACGAACTGCAAGGCGTCGACCCGACCGTGCGCGGCACCAACGGACGCAAACGACTGACCGTGCTGGCCGGTCTCGTCGGCTGGGTCGGACGAGGCATCGTGTTGGTGCTCGTCGGCTACTTCGTCGCCCGTTCGGCGATTCGATTCGATCCCGACGACGCCCGTGGCTTCGACCGTTCGCTTCGTGAGATCTCCGGCACGACGACCGGCTCGATCGTCGTGTTCGGGTGCGCGGCGTGCCTGTACGCGTACGCCGCGTTCTGCGCGCTGAGCCTGCGCTATCGCCGACTCGACGACTGA
- a CDS encoding LysM peptidoglycan-binding domain-containing protein yields the protein MNEQNDFWGDTPDWTESTERPSRRRRADVTRPTERSSARPGTFGSKLKNLWGSAMATGADATREHRVIDATQPRPDQAGMFDDLDDGFDGLHAHDDHDPAPTTQIPTVVAGADAPSGETFAVGPTGWSGDDWFADDVEIDEFAPVHAAAEERSERRAGGIDPLLTRIGAAVVVTTLLVPLAVGLNSGDGPSDFIASAEIANAENEAAADAPVISLTPVETAVPAEAQADVYLDPSQLPPAVPVNTEAATDSAASSASTSDDADAAATATATAESNATLASDEMSSPAASVDEASDETDGGIAAPVDAADTADRIAAICAVDYTVVEGDFWIRLAEASGVELAELLEANDATVNTPLYPGSEICLPAGATTPAPPTTVAPAPEATTTTSTTSTTTTSTSTSTTTTTTVAPSPAGPEDIKQIIRDVWPDELEERALEIAYRESRYVPTAKNFCCYGLFQIYWSVHQGWLADIGVTDDQQLYDPETNARAAYALYQRAGGWGPWAL from the coding sequence ATGAACGAACAGAACGACTTCTGGGGCGACACGCCCGACTGGACCGAATCGACCGAACGTCCGAGCCGCCGACGGCGCGCCGACGTGACTCGACCGACCGAGCGATCGAGCGCACGCCCCGGCACCTTCGGGTCCAAGCTCAAGAACCTCTGGGGCTCGGCGATGGCCACGGGTGCCGATGCCACCCGCGAGCACCGCGTGATCGATGCGACGCAACCTCGCCCCGACCAGGCGGGCATGTTCGACGATCTCGACGACGGTTTCGACGGACTCCACGCCCACGACGATCACGACCCGGCACCGACCACGCAGATCCCGACCGTTGTCGCTGGTGCCGACGCGCCGAGCGGCGAGACGTTCGCTGTCGGACCCACCGGGTGGAGCGGCGACGACTGGTTCGCCGACGACGTCGAGATCGACGAATTCGCTCCCGTCCACGCCGCAGCCGAAGAACGCTCCGAGCGTCGCGCCGGTGGCATCGACCCGTTGCTCACCCGCATCGGCGCGGCCGTCGTCGTCACGACGCTGCTGGTGCCGCTCGCCGTCGGCCTGAATTCCGGAGACGGCCCGAGCGACTTCATCGCCAGCGCCGAGATCGCCAACGCCGAGAACGAGGCGGCGGCAGATGCCCCGGTCATCTCGCTCACCCCCGTCGAGACCGCCGTGCCCGCCGAGGCGCAAGCCGACGTCTACCTCGACCCATCGCAGCTCCCGCCCGCCGTTCCGGTCAACACCGAAGCCGCCACCGACTCGGCCGCGTCGTCGGCATCGACATCCGACGACGCCGACGCCGCTGCGACCGCCACGGCAACCGCCGAGTCGAACGCGACACTCGCCTCCGACGAGATGTCGTCCCCGGCAGCGAGCGTCGACGAAGCATCCGACGAGACCGACGGAGGCATCGCCGCCCCCGTCGATGCGGCCGACACCGCCGATCGCATCGCCGCGATCTGCGCGGTCGACTACACCGTGGTCGAGGGTGACTTCTGGATCCGCCTCGCCGAGGCATCCGGTGTCGAACTGGCCGAGCTGCTCGAAGCGAATGACGCGACCGTGAACACGCCGCTGTACCCCGGCTCCGAGATCTGCCTGCCGGCCGGTGCGACCACCCCCGCTCCGCCGACCACCGTGGCGCCGGCTCCCGAGGCGACGACCACGACGAGCACCACCTCGACCACCACCACCTCGACCAGCACGTCGACGACCACCACGACGACCGTGGCGCCGTCGCCCGCCGGCCCCGAAGACATCAAGCAGATCATCCGTGATGTCTGGCCCGACGAGCTCGAAGAGCGTGCACTCGAGATCGCCTACCGCGAGAGCCGCTACGTCCCGACCGCCAAGAACTTCTGCTGCTACGGACTGTTCCAGATCTACTGGTCGGTGCACCAGGGCTGGCTCGCCGACATCGGCGTCACCGACGACCAGCAGCTGTACGACCCGGAGACCAACGCCCGTGCTGCGTACGCGCTGTACCAGCGCGCCGGCGGTTGGGGCCCCTGGGCGCTCTGA
- a CDS encoding GGDEF domain-containing protein has protein sequence MRIVRLAALFGSLMLLAATTVSLINRRAENRSDQIARVESAADVLSVAVRANIASTRGAVDLAGIAAASLPEQRPQLATELSAIFEGSEACVGTEVADCTGADLFSISAMGELVTKAAASPDAVVAVDAATQSVLFVHRPTSAGDSVTVVLRVPVDNLIRESTQSTATADGVSIELTAGSRNTTDERFPAAMIDGERTVDTTVGDVFIDGSISIRTMIDGRVGLAGGNPTLYGALLGLGTVLLALAGWTFLAERRMLEVRATTDELTGLANRREFERIAAEAVDLADRHGTSLCVMVVDLNGFKQVNDTLGHQFGDLVLKACSERLIAAVRDTDVVGRWGGDEFVILLPGLQDRTAVRNSAERISRTLSESPVVGDTIMSASIGAAIFPRHGDSFDGLMRAADVAMYGAKTTGVGHRIADTIAAQDDLIGDDLPSSTSGFPDPEPDPLPEPTPIVATDDYEGPDRRRSPVPPPPDTAGGSDDALSSMSERSSLDRLA, from the coding sequence ATGAGGATCGTCAGGCTTGCTGCCCTGTTCGGCAGCCTGATGCTGCTCGCAGCGACGACGGTCTCGCTCATCAACCGGCGGGCCGAGAACCGCAGCGACCAGATCGCGCGGGTCGAGTCCGCGGCCGATGTGCTCTCCGTCGCGGTGCGCGCCAACATCGCATCGACGCGTGGTGCCGTCGATCTCGCCGGCATCGCCGCCGCGTCGCTCCCCGAGCAGCGCCCACAACTCGCCACCGAGCTCAGCGCCATCTTCGAGGGCAGTGAGGCGTGCGTCGGGACCGAGGTCGCCGACTGCACGGGAGCCGATCTGTTCTCGATCTCGGCCATGGGTGAACTGGTGACGAAGGCAGCGGCGAGCCCCGATGCCGTGGTCGCCGTCGATGCGGCCACGCAGAGCGTGTTGTTCGTGCACCGTCCGACATCGGCCGGCGACTCGGTCACGGTCGTGCTCCGCGTGCCGGTCGACAACCTCATCCGAGAGAGCACGCAGTCGACGGCGACGGCCGACGGGGTGTCGATCGAACTCACCGCCGGCTCGCGCAACACCACCGACGAACGCTTTCCGGCCGCCATGATCGACGGCGAACGCACGGTCGACACCACGGTCGGCGACGTGTTCATCGATGGGTCGATCTCGATCCGCACGATGATCGACGGTCGCGTCGGTCTCGCGGGCGGCAACCCGACGCTCTACGGAGCGCTGCTCGGCCTCGGGACCGTGCTCCTCGCGCTCGCCGGCTGGACCTTCCTCGCCGAGCGTCGGATGCTCGAAGTCCGCGCCACCACCGACGAGCTCACCGGCCTCGCCAACCGTCGCGAGTTCGAACGGATCGCCGCCGAAGCGGTCGACCTGGCCGACCGACACGGCACCAGCCTCTGTGTCATGGTGGTCGACCTCAACGGCTTCAAGCAGGTCAACGACACCCTCGGTCACCAGTTCGGCGACTTGGTTCTCAAGGCGTGTTCGGAGCGACTCATCGCCGCGGTGCGCGACACCGATGTGGTCGGACGCTGGGGCGGCGACGAGTTCGTCATCCTGCTGCCCGGCCTGCAAGACCGCACCGCCGTTCGCAACAGCGCCGAACGCATCTCTCGAACACTGTCGGAGTCGCCCGTCGTCGGCGACACGATCATGTCGGCCAGCATCGGTGCGGCCATCTTCCCGCGGCACGGCGACAGCTTCGACGGGCTCATGCGGGCCGCCGACGTCGCGATGTACGGCGCGAAGACCACCGGCGTCGGACACCGGATCGCCGACACGATCGCCGCACAGGACGACCTGATCGGCGACGACCTGCCGTCGTCGACGAGCGGTTTCCCCGATCCCGAGCCCGACCCGTTGCCCGAGCCGACCCCGATCGTGGCCACCGACGACTACGAAGGCCCCGACCGTCGACGGTCGCCGGTGCCGCCTCCTCCCGACACCGCCGGCGGCTCGGACGATGCGTTGTCGTCGATGTCGGAACGGTCGAGTCTCGACCGACTCGCCTGA